GTATATACAACCCACCTTTGAACCTACTCTAACGCGTAGGCTTATTTACAGATGCTAGTGTACATGAGAAAGACATGATTTACAaagtcaatgtacaattttaagacAAAACACAAGATAACaatgtacattaaaaaaaaaaaaaaatctctctttTTGCGAGTGTATGATGATTCAGAAAGAATAGGTTGTCTGCAAGCTTCATCACATTAGGTCAGCAATCCAAATTGCAGGCTACTAAGTTGCAGATGGAATAATTTGTTTCGGACTCCATGCAATTTCAAAGCTTAATCCAAAACTTTTGCATGATTATCACCACAGATTTTCAAGCACATTAGATCACAGTGAAGCATCATCCTCTTTAGAATAACGGGTTTTTAGCTTGCGCAAAAACTCTAATGTCTCTGCATAGGAAGGATCACTGCAGTTGATTGGCTTGCAAGAATTTATGTGATCCGTTGACTCTAGCACCTGTTTATTGAGAAGTAGTGAAACGAAATTTGTGTGAAAATCTAAACGTACTTGTTCAAATTCTGACCGCATCTTGTCCAAAACAATTCTATACAATCAAATCCTATTTCTCAACAAAACTTGTatcatgaataaataaataatacagTGAGGATGGAAAAAATGCAATCATATTCATATGCATTAATTTGACAAAACAAAAGCCTCCCAttcagaaaaagaagaaaaaaaagactGCCATAAACTCATCCACCATTCTTCAAAAATGCATTATTCAAACGAGCCAAAGAATATTGTTATGAGAAAAACACTTACAACAAGTTCGCCAAATCCAGGGTATGCTGATTCAATTGGTACAATTTCCATCCTCAAAGCCCATCCTCCATACCCTTCAACTATTGGAGTTACCTTGGTCTGCAAAGCAATAACAGCTAGCCATCAGACTTGCAAGATACACACACACACTTGCATGCAAGTCTGACATATATTACCTCACAGAAACTGAGGACTTCAACCAGTCTTTTCTTGTGAAGGTGGCGGATGAAGTTGTTAAGCTCCACTAGTCTAGGGGATCCACTTCTTAGCTCCCCTATCTGTGAAATAAGCAAATACTGTGCTATAGCATGAATCAATTCATACTAACTActtttaacttgattaaattctgAAACAAAAAATTGTCTTAAATTGCATACTAACAGTTGGAGCAGGGCGTAACACAAGGCCCATTCGCCAAGGCATGTCTGCTAGTTTACTACCAAAGTGTGGACAGCTGTAGAACACCTGAAATCAGAGTCAAACAATAAGACTAAACAATTTGACAGACTTGGTGAATACAAAAACTGAAGCATTGCAATGTATGTTAACATCAAACCATCAAGTGAAGCTCACAATTCCAACAGTGTTGTTCACAAGGTTATTGATTTTTTCTGCCTTTGCTTTATACAGCATCTGCTTAACAACCAGGCCTCCCATACTGCAAACACCAGAAAAATATTACTTTCAAAAGCACAATGCTATCATGCAAATGTTGGAAAGGACACAAATTAGCCACAGAAACCTGGAATAAACCAAAAACAATTGCAGAAACTGGCCGAGTTCATTTCTTTCACCATACATTTGGTGCAAGCAGATAACAGTAAACAAAGTAAAGGAAAAAGCACAACATAAAGCCCTAGTACCCAGTTCTTGGTGCCTATTATACACATAAACTGAACAAAACTTGATCCGAATCAACACATGCAAATTATATCACATGGATTTGCTTTGCTAGTCTATCATAAGCTAGAAAGCTTATTCCAATGATACTTCAGCAGCAGCACTAAGCTTAAGCACCCTCAGAAcacttcttgaacaatagttatgTTTAACAAATTTATGAAAGACCAAAATAGCAACAACACTATAGCAGAGAGAGAGATTCCTATCAATTATTTAGTTAACAAGATATATGAATAATTACTCACCTGTGAGTCACAAACACAACAGGTCGATTCCCAATGCCTGCAGCGACAACCTTCTCTAACAGCTTGGAGCTGACTTCCTGCACATTTCAGTGAGAAAATGAATAATGCTATAACATCAAGAACAAAAGGTCACTAGTAAAGCAAATATCAGAATTGAAGGGGCTTTTTTGGGGGGTGGGGGGAGAGGGGGAGGCTAGTTTGCACTAAATGAGCAAAATTACACCTGGAAATTAGACATAAATATCAGACCAAGTTTTAATGGTAGCAGACATCATTAACATATATTCAATTTTGTTTAGTACCaagttggaaaatatttttaataatacaaGCATTAATCTCTGATAAGTATATCAAACCTCCCAATCTATGTCAACTTGGGCCATTAAGATCACCAATTGCAAGTTGTAAATGACACATGCACTGTAGAAATGTCTCAAAACCCAATATTTACGCTACATCTTTTTTAAACCCTCAGTAGGTTACTTTGTAATCATTTGCTGATTTTCTTAAATGtgaaatttttttcatttttgaatcTCAAACTTTTGAGAATGGAGAAATAATGCAACCAAAACAAGCAAATTGGACATTGACACAGCTAGATCATCAAAGAGGAAATACCTGAAGAGGTAGGGTAGCCCCAGACCACTGTGTAAGATTTGACTGCATCAAACATTTAATCAGGAGTTATACAGGGATGAAAATGACCAAAACAAAACCACCTCAGAAAACAACATTAGAGCCGCCAATAAGTGGTGGACATTAAATTTCATGATGTAATCAATCAAAGGAACAACTAGCAAGTCAAAAACTTCTTAAACAAAAAATCAATATGAAGACAAACCTTGTATTTGAGGGTAAACATACGCGACTGAGGCAAGTCAGCTGAAAGCCATTCGGCAGGCCAAAACGTTCCTTGCTTCCCAGCTTCCTCATCAATCTTCTCTACCAACCCAGACTTAGTTGAGGCTTTGTCCTCAGCTAAGCGCCAAGTCTTATAAGGCCCACCACGCAAACCATGGACAAAGACAACATCTAGCTGAGGAGCCTCTGATTCAGATCTATTAAGCGATTCATTGGCAGCAGTAGAACATTCAATAATGTTTGAAGTTTTGGTTACAGATGAACTGTCACCATTAATAGAATCAGCCTCAACCAACGATGATTTATCACTTCCAACTTTCTTACTATCCATATTTTCACAGAACTTCCAATGGGGCATTTCAGgattaattaaaaatatcatGTCATTATACTGAGGACAACTGCTGTTTCTGTTTGCACCTCCACTCTCAGGGAGATTAATGTTTGCAGAGTCTGTGCCAGCATGGTGACAACAAAATATATTTAAGAGTGTTGCCCTAGCATAACTTTGCATTTTGCAATCACTGCAACCTGGGATGTTCCCATTAGCACAATCCTCAAGCCATTTACACCAAGTTTTATCTGCTAGAACAACCTTCTGGACTTGAGGAAGCTTTGATAGGACAGTCAACAGCCTAGCTGCATGTCTTCGAATGTGAGCCGTAGGTGGAACTTGCAGACTAGATGGACCATTAATAGCTGCATTAGCCGTCTCACCATCAACATTTGAAACCCTCTCCTGTCCCTCAAGGGCTCTAGATGCATCATAAGCTTCCATTGCAGACAGTCTCTCATAATCATCACATAACAAAAAGCGCCTCAGTAAACACAAGACCCCAAGGTCAGCAATTTTGTTTTGACAAAAAGAATCCTCAGAACAAAGTTCAGTCAGTGCTTTGATCCCCTTTAGGGTTGCTGAAGCAGAATCTGCCACATTAAATTTAGACATAGCATCCTTCTTAAAGTTTTGAAATGGTCCAGCAAAAGGTTCCAGGGAAAGAAGATCTACCAGTGGGAATGTATCAACAGAAACAGTGGCCACTCTAAGTTGATTCCCTGCTAGATTTACGACAGCACCTGCCAGCTGATTAACAGTCTGTGTTGCGAAAAGAATGTTGGACTGATCAATTTGGGTCTGCAAAAGTTAATCAGCCTGTAAATACAAGTACAGATAATAAAAGTACATAACAATTGTATATGCTAGAATGAAAAGTTAATTAGCCTTTTCAATAAAGTTATAGATATTGATATGGTAAAGTACACTCTAATTGCATATGCTAGAATAAAAGACTTCATTATGCAAAACCTGGTTGAGCTTTTCAATACAACATCATCTTAGTgctaaatgaaatgataaaaatattcACAAACCTTCACTTTATCACTTTTGGGCTGAATGCCTCCCTTACTAGATGAAGCCTTGATCGAAGCCAGAACTTCATTTAGGAGAATGGCTAACCATCCTTGAGAAATTGGCACAGAAGAAGGTCCATAATCTTCAAGAATGCATGAGAGAATTTTTGTGGCTGAAGATCCTATAGTGTTCGAGGAAACTTTTCCAAAAACCCAAGGAAGCAGAATGCCAGACCACTTTTCGCTCTCTTCAAGAGATAAATGCACATCCCCTGTAGAAAGTAACTCCAAAGCCCTTGCTAATGCTTCTTGTACTTGCTTGTGTTTTGTTGTCTGCTTAGTTGTCTTCCTCATCAGCTCAAGACCCTTTTCCATCACTATCTTCCGTGCCTCTGGGCTCCTCTCAACAGAAAGCAAAAAAGCAGATAAAGCCACCTGGGCCAAAGGAATATCATCATTTTTACTTGCCTGAGAAATAGTTGTGAGAAGACTGGAAGTCCAGTCCGAAATGGAATCATTTATGGGCAGATGTCGGTCCTCTAACAGCAACCGGGCTACCAAGCTTCCATGCCATTTCACAGATCTCTCAGGTGCCATTAAGGCAGTCATCACAGCTTGACCATCTTGGTCCAGTTCCTGAATATGGGATCTATTGGCCTCAGATGCCATTGCCCAATTGGCTAATGCCCATGCAGCAAAAGGCACAGCAACATGTTGACAATGTAGATCATCCCAGAGTCCAGGAACAACAGTAGAAGACAAATTTTGTGCTAGCGAACCATCTTTCTTTTGTAAAAAGCTGAGGGTTTTAGAAGTCTGACTAAATGATTCCACATTACTGGAATTAGAGTGCTCCAACTTTGTTAACCCATTATTTCTTGTAAGCCCTAAAACTGTTGTACCTTCAAGGATTTTAATTCCAATCCCCTTCATTTCTCTTCCACCATTGTCATCATCTTCATTTTCCTGCGGCCTATCCATATGCAAGCCCCCTTCCTCAATGACCTCAATAGCTACAGCAATATCCCTTGTTTCAGCGTTTCCAGGCAAGGATGGCTTGCAAGGAACCTTTTCTAAACTTCTATCGCAGTTGGATGTGACGATATCCATGATGGCAGCCACAAGCATGCTCCCACCTTTCAAAGAATCACAAATATCGAATGAACTACGTCTTGAATGCTGCTCCCATAGAAATGCAATATATCAATGGCAAAAACACAACTTGGAGTCATCAAACCGAACACCCTCTTAATCGCTCAACAATGCGAACTAATAgcgccaagaaaaaaaaaaactgaccTTCTTCTTTGGTTGGCGAGAAAATATAAAGCGCAACAAATAGGGCACAGCGCGAGGCCTGCCAAGCACATCTGCAGACACATCCGGATCCGCAATCAAGTAAGCAAGCGCCCTGGCCGCCTCAGCCTGGGTGCTACACCCGTCTTCACGCACTGCCACACTCTCCAGCAACCAATCCACCACCTTTCCGCCGCCCGCTCCAACCAACGCCGCTCTGCGGCCTCCATTTGCCGCAGCAATGTCGGCCAACAAGGCCGCCACCCGCAGCTCGAACCCCAGCCTGACTTCGTGGTTCGCAGAGGAAAGCACGGACCTCAAAGACTGCCATAGAACCGATGCGGCAACGCCCGTTTGCCTGACGTGATAAAAGACTCTCCTGCAAGAGTCGTTCGATTTAGAAATTGTGTGTTCAATGGCGGTGTGGATGAAATTAGAATCACATTCTGAGGAGTGGCGGTCATTATAGGAGAGGAGAGCGACGGAAGCGATTAGAAAGGATACGACAGCGGTGGAAAGGCCGAGCACGGAGTAACGAGGAGAAGAGGAAGCATTGGCGGTTAAGACAAGGGGGTTGTGGTGGATGGTTGGTGGTTGGTGATGATTTTTGAGATTGTTTTGGGGATCGATTGGGTTCGAAGAGGATGAGGAAGAGAAGGAGCGAGTGGAAGGGAGGGAAAGGCGACGGTAGCGTCGGAGTCTGAAACAGAGACGAAGCATAACTCTTGAACAGAAATGGGAATTGCGTCTGCGTTTGCGTGAGAAGTTTTTGTATTGGAGGACAAGTAAAATCGCTGGACGAGCAGATGGCGGGAGGCCGAATTGCAATTCGTACTCTAACTGCCAACGCCATTGCCGTCTATCCCTTGGAAATTGGAATTTTCTCCTACAATATGCGCATATTTACAGCTAGATTGTAAATGGGCCGGGCTGAAAATAACACAGTTCAACTCGAAATTCTTTTGCGGGGTTGTCCTGATTAATTTTAACACATTAAACATAAACTTAGTCCGAACTCGAAATCCAAAGTGAGTTTTGAGTTGAGCTCGTGTTAGGCCCTTTTATTAATCTAATTTAAACGAAGGGACCATCCTATTAATGAAATGATACTTGAAAAATACAATTGTTTGCTCTGCAGCCAAATCATGCATTTGGGCTTGTGGTTCAACAAAAATTAAGGTTTTATCATGCAAAATCTCACATTAAAATTTGACATCTTCAACCACAATATATTGCGTCAATTGGCCCAACCCCGCAGGGCTCCTGAATTGATGATAGTTTCAAAGTTTGGCATGTTTGGTTACCATAATATTCTGAATTCCCAATGCTTACATCATGGCGCCGAATGCTTATTGATTGCAAGCTTTCCTTACCAAATGCGTCATATTATACAACTGATAGCTCCCCAGCCCATAAAAACCAAGCAAAACTACCACTGAACGCAGCTCAAGCTTTGCCTTTTTAAGTATTGATGATGTTAATTTGGGCCCTGGAAGTTGCTCATTAATTAGTTCAATTAACAAGTTGATGCAGATGAGATAAATCATGAAAACCTCAGCAATTCATAACTAGGTGCGCCACGTATTCTCAAATGATGATTTCAGTTGGTTCTGAAGGTCATTATATGGACAAACAACCCAGGAGCTGATGAAATGTTCGGTATCAGTCATTATAGGGCAACATAAACAATCCAATGCATATGTAATTAACCTTAACGTAACCTCTGAAGATTGTACGAGATCTATGGATAATTCATATATTTTGTATTAAATTTGAAATTACACACatgttttaatattatattaaattttattaaagatccgtgaataaatttaaatatgaaaataatCGTTCAACTTAATTGTGATCTTATAAAAGATAAGAGACGGGTCCATATCGCACAAAACCAATTGATTTGCATATTAGTCTCAAGATTTTCACGTGTTATTTATATGCTGGCATGATCTTATACTTATCAGCCATATCATCAGCATGCGGCTCTACTCTCtactatatatataaaaaaatctttCTTAGGTAGTAAAGTACGTGCAGAGCTGAGAAACGATGTACGTGATTTACGTTAATTGGATGATTAAGTCAGTATTTAGAGAATAGTGAAAGATTTTAATTAAAAGGCCTGGCAAAAATCAAGCTGATGAGGTCAGTTCATGCATCTACATGGAGGAATTATCCAAATTGAGGAATAATTCATCAGACATCAGctataaaaaaacatattatataaatataaattgtaGTAATTGATCAAACAATTAGACGATTTTATTTGCCTTCTAAGATATGAGATATAAGTAATCCAAGTATTTGGATTGGGGTTGTGACGACTTGGTGTAGGGGCTGCGTGTCTTGCAGAATTGTTCAATAAATAGGTTTGTTGGTGATGTCCTTGTGCAAACTAAAACTTCCAGAGTTGAAAAACTTGAGCTTTCTTTTCCTTGCCTGCTACCTAAAAGCTTTTATTAATTgcctttctttcattttcttgttaCTCAATTTGGATTGTTCCTTAATTTTTGGTGGGtagatacatatataaatatacacTTTCACTACGTGTCAAGTAATTTGTCATTTTAATCTTCATAATGGAAAGAATTCCATCGTCGCCCCTTCTTCCAATTCAACCCCCAACTTATGGGAATTTAATCACCATACTCAGCATTGATGGGGGTGGCATCAGAGGGATCGTTCCTGCTATAATTCTTGCTTACCTAGAGGCACAACTACAGGTATACACATTTTATAAGTCTGTGTGTATTTTAATACAGGTACACGTGCATGCGTTCATGCATACATACAATGCATTATATCCATATGTCATGCAAATTTATAAACAATGCATTACGCATCTAAAAGGGTTTCTTATAATCTTGTGAAATTGGGACAGGAGCTGGATGGCGAGGATGCAAGACTTGCAGACTACTTCGATGTGATTGCAGGGACAAGCACAGGTGGTCTCATAACCGCAATGTTAACTGCTCCTAATGAAGAAAATCGTCCTCTCTTTGCCGCCAAAGACATCAAGCTCTTCTATCTCGAGCactgttcaaatatttttccaCAGAAGAGGTTTTTTAGCAAGCAActggaatttaattaattaattaattaattataattattagaaTGTGAAAGTAATAGTATTTGGTTGCAATATGTAGGGGCATATGTGGGTCAATATGGAATATATTTAAATCATTAATAGGACCCAAATATGATGGAAAATACCTTCATCAACAGATAAAGGAGAAACTAGGAGAGGTCCGATTGCATGGGGCATTGACTAATATTGTGATCCCTAGTTTTGATATCAAGCGACTGCAGCCAACCATTTTTTCATCATATGAGGtatcttttttgtttttttttttttgtttgaaatTCAAATGAGATATCTTTTAAAAGTATATATTTAGGGTTTCCTGGAGTTTGATCTACTGATTATGATTTAACGATTTTCTTTATTAAGTTTTTATTggtcttaattattaaaatttagctTATCAGAAAAAAATCTTTATAAGTTTTAAATTCAAAATGAATGTCAAGAACCTCTAATTAATGCACATGCAAGTTAATTAAGTTGTATTTAGCTGGAACTGAAAAGAGATAATAGAAGCCAACTTCATGCATGCAGGCGAAGAAGTTCCCATGCCTAAATGCTAAACTGTCGGACATATGCATTAGCACTTCGGCCGCTCCAACATACCTTCCAGCTCACTACTTCAAGAATCAAGATCCGGATGGAAATGTTAAAGAATTCCATCTTGTTGACGGTGGTGTCGCTGCAAATAA
This is a stretch of genomic DNA from Hevea brasiliensis isolate MT/VB/25A 57/8 chromosome 12, ASM3005281v1, whole genome shotgun sequence. It encodes these proteins:
- the LOC110664336 gene encoding uncharacterized protein LOC110664336, encoding MLRLCFRLRRYRRLSLPSTRSFSSSSSSNPIDPQNNLKNHHQPPTIHHNPLVLTANASSSPRYSVLGLSTAVVSFLIASVALLSYNDRHSSECDSNFIHTAIEHTISKSNDSCRRVFYHVRQTGVAASVLWQSLRSVLSSANHEVRLGFELRVAALLADIAAANGGRRAALVGAGGGKVVDWLLESVAVREDGCSTQAEAARALAYLIADPDVSADVLGRPRAVPYLLRFIFSRQPKKKHSRRSSFDICDSLKGGSMLVAAIMDIVTSNCDRSLEKVPCKPSLPGNAETRDIAVAIEVIEEGGLHMDRPQENEDDDNGGREMKGIGIKILEGTTVLGLTRNNGLTKLEHSNSSNVESFSQTSKTLSFLQKKDGSLAQNLSSTVVPGLWDDLHCQHVAVPFAAWALANWAMASEANRSHIQELDQDGQAVMTALMAPERSVKWHGSLVARLLLEDRHLPINDSISDWTSSLLTTISQASKNDDIPLAQVALSAFLLSVERSPEARKIVMEKGLELMRKTTKQTTKHKQVQEALARALELLSTGDVHLSLEESEKWSGILLPWVFGKVSSNTIGSSATKILSCILEDYGPSSVPISQGWLAILLNEVLASIKASSSKGGIQPKSDKVKTQIDQSNILFATQTVNQLAGAVVNLAGNQLRVATVSVDTFPLVDLLSLEPFAGPFQNFKKDAMSKFNVADSASATLKGIKALTELCSEDSFCQNKIADLGVLCLLRRFLLCDDYERLSAMEAYDASRALEGQERVSNVDGETANAAINGPSSLQVPPTAHIRRHAARLLTVLSKLPQVQKVVLADKTWCKWLEDCANGNIPGCSDCKMQSYARATLLNIFCCHHAGTDSANINLPESGGANRNSSCPQYNDMIFLINPEMPHWKFCENMDSKKVGSDKSSLVEADSINGDSSSVTKTSNIIECSTAANESLNRSESEAPQLDVVFVHGLRGGPYKTWRLAEDKASTKSGLVEKIDEEAGKQGTFWPAEWLSADLPQSRMFTLKYKSNLTQWSGATLPLQEVSSKLLEKVVAAGIGNRPVVFVTHSMGGLVVKQMLYKAKAEKINNLVNNTVGIVFYSCPHFGSKLADMPWRMGLVLRPAPTIGELRSGSPRLVELNNFIRHLHKKRLVEVLSFCETKVTPIVEGYGGWALRMEIVPIESAYPGFGELVVLESTDHINSCKPINCSDPSYAETLEFLRKLKTRYSKEDDASL
- the LOC110664338 gene encoding patatin-like protein 2; the encoded protein is MERIPSSPLLPIQPPTYGNLITILSIDGGGIRGIVPAIILAYLEAQLQELDGEDARLADYFDVIAGTSTGGLITAMLTAPNEENRPLFAAKDIKLFYLEHCSNIFPQKRGICGSIWNIFKSLIGPKYDGKYLHQQIKEKLGEVRLHGALTNIVIPSFDIKRLQPTIFSSYEAKKFPCLNAKLSDICISTSAAPTYLPAHYFKNQDPDGNVKEFHLVDGGVAANNPALVAITQVTKQILDENPDFFPIKPMDYGRFLVISIGTGTPKVEQKYNAKMAAKWGTLGWLLHGGSVPLVDVFTQASADMIDFHISVAFQALHSEANYLRIQEDTLTGRDSSVDIATKEQLDRLVLIGEKLLMKPVSRVDYLETGLSEPVENGGTNAEALRKFAKMLSVERRLRETKSPTAGKRLS